In Paenibacillus phoenicis, one genomic interval encodes:
- the nagA gene encoding N-acetylglucosamine-6-phosphate deacetylase encodes MSGAGRTFNLIHAEVVTPRGTFRDGAVAVKDGVITYVGTTAGLPEAHAAGVETIDAKGSYVLPGFIDVHVHGGMLKDFSQPSKQGLDAITKLHCSQGTTSMLATTMTLPKAMIDNVLAEVHQYMAGEMPYAQLVGVHLEGPFISPKWPGAQNPEHIVPPNREWIEGWEQQYPGLIKQVTFAPERDGAHELIRYLRKQGIVAAAGHTDATYEEIMAAYEVGLNHSVHMFNAMTPLHHRKPGTAGAILSTPGISAEIIADGIHVHPAAIRLLASVKTGSNLLLITDAMSAAGLGDGDYMLGDLPVVVKNNVCTLRDSEGTLAGSTLTMIRGFRYLVREVGLSIERASEAASANPAKLIRIDHLTGSIETGKQADLLLVDRDLELQRVWVKGRAFQDNE; translated from the coding sequence ATGAGCGGCGCCGGACGTACCTTCAACCTCATTCATGCCGAAGTTGTCACCCCGCGCGGAACGTTCCGCGACGGCGCGGTTGCGGTGAAAGACGGCGTCATCACTTACGTCGGCACGACCGCCGGATTACCTGAAGCTCACGCTGCAGGCGTCGAGACGATTGATGCGAAAGGCAGCTATGTGCTGCCCGGCTTTATCGACGTGCACGTGCACGGCGGCATGCTGAAGGATTTCTCGCAGCCAAGCAAGCAAGGTCTGGACGCCATTACGAAGCTTCATTGCAGTCAGGGAACGACTTCGATGCTGGCGACAACGATGACCCTTCCGAAGGCGATGATCGACAACGTGCTGGCCGAAGTCCATCAATATATGGCTGGCGAGATGCCTTATGCCCAATTGGTTGGCGTTCATCTGGAAGGGCCGTTTATCAGCCCGAAATGGCCGGGCGCCCAAAATCCTGAGCACATCGTCCCGCCGAACCGCGAATGGATCGAAGGTTGGGAACAACAGTATCCGGGGTTAATTAAGCAGGTTACGTTTGCGCCTGAACGGGACGGGGCGCATGAGCTGATCCGCTATTTACGGAAGCAGGGAATCGTAGCGGCTGCCGGTCATACCGATGCCACTTACGAAGAAATCATGGCCGCTTACGAGGTTGGCTTAAACCACTCCGTGCATATGTTTAACGCCATGACGCCGCTGCATCACCGCAAACCGGGCACCGCCGGGGCAATCCTGAGCACGCCGGGCATTAGCGCAGAAATCATCGCCGACGGCATTCACGTCCATCCTGCAGCAATCCGGCTGTTGGCCAGCGTGAAGACCGGCAGCAACCTGCTCCTGATCACCGATGCTATGTCGGCTGCAGGGCTCGGTGACGGGGACTACATGCTTGGCGACCTGCCGGTTGTCGTGAAGAATAACGTCTGCACGCTGCGCGACAGCGAAGGAACGTTAGCCGGAAGCACGTTGACGATGATCCGCGGTTTCCGCTATCTCGTACGCGAGGTGGGATTGTCGATCGAACGCGCGTCGGAAGCCGCCAGCGCCAATCCGGCGAAGCTGATCCGCATCGACCATTTAACCGGCTCGATCGAAACCGGCAAACAAGCAGATCTGCTGCTGGTCGACCGCGATTTGGAATTGCAGCGGGTGTGGGTCAAAGGACGTGCATTCCAAGATAACGAATAA